A single window of Liolophura sinensis isolate JHLJ2023 chromosome 6, CUHK_Ljap_v2, whole genome shotgun sequence DNA harbors:
- the LOC135467824 gene encoding RNA-binding protein 4.1-like isoform X2 — MISEHCLRSNGSVVECDVLNRYGFVHMNNEEEALAAIDGISGLDVHGSKINVELSHSKPRKPGGRDFGGGRDFGGGREFGGRGRGRGGSRGGRGGAGRGMGPPGGPRRPAYDPYPAMDRYDRYDRYDDYYRYDRARPYPDPYERERRQLPAERPLPPLYDRRPLPGARLTPPSDPYRRPPPEYYDRSGYGAGYETRRPFAKAEQTDYIRVQKERYG; from the exons ATGATATCCGAGCATTGTTTGAGAAGTAATGGGTCAGTGGTGGAATGCGATGTTCTCAACAGATATGGCTTTGTG CACATGAACAATGAAGAAGAAGCTTTGGCAGCTATTGATGGCATTTCGGGACTCGATGTCCATGGCTCGAAAATAAATGTAGAG TTATCACACAGCAAACCACGGAAGCCAGGTGGAAGGGACTTTGGTGGTGGACGAGACTTTGGCGGTGGACGTGAATTTGGTGGGCGAGGTCGTGGGAGGGGAGG CTCTCGAGGTGGACGTGGAGGTGCTGGCCGAGGGATGGGCCCTCCTGGTGGGCCACGGAGACCTGCCTACGACCCTTACCCTGCCATGGACAGGTATGATCGTTATGACAGGTATGATGATTACTACAGGTATGACAGAGCTCGGCCCTACCCTGATCCATACGAACGAGAAAGGAGACAGCTGCCAGCAGAGCGACCCCTCCCACCTCTTTACGACAGACGACCTCTCCCTGGGGCGCGGCTCACACCACCCTCAGATCCCTACAGACGGCCCCCACCAGAGTACTATGACAGAAG TGGCTATGGGGCTGGGTACGAGACAAGACG TCCTTTTGCAAAAGCTGAACAGACTGATTATATACGAGTTCAGAAGGAGCGATACGGGTGA
- the LOC135467824 gene encoding RNA-binding protein 4.1-like isoform X1 has translation MISEHCLRSNGSVVECDVLNRYGFVHMNNEEEALAAIDGISGLDVHGSKINVELSHSKPRKPGGRDFGGGRDFGGGREFGGRGRGRGGSRGGRGGAGRGMGPPGGPRRPAYDPYPAMDRYDRYDRYDDYYRYDRARPYPDPYERERRQLPAERPLPPLYDRRPLPGARLTPPSDPYRRPPPEYYDRSGYGAGYETRREMPGQLPREHALAELAARERDPYLARERDYA, from the exons ATGATATCCGAGCATTGTTTGAGAAGTAATGGGTCAGTGGTGGAATGCGATGTTCTCAACAGATATGGCTTTGTG CACATGAACAATGAAGAAGAAGCTTTGGCAGCTATTGATGGCATTTCGGGACTCGATGTCCATGGCTCGAAAATAAATGTAGAG TTATCACACAGCAAACCACGGAAGCCAGGTGGAAGGGACTTTGGTGGTGGACGAGACTTTGGCGGTGGACGTGAATTTGGTGGGCGAGGTCGTGGGAGGGGAGG CTCTCGAGGTGGACGTGGAGGTGCTGGCCGAGGGATGGGCCCTCCTGGTGGGCCACGGAGACCTGCCTACGACCCTTACCCTGCCATGGACAGGTATGATCGTTATGACAGGTATGATGATTACTACAGGTATGACAGAGCTCGGCCCTACCCTGATCCATACGAACGAGAAAGGAGACAGCTGCCAGCAGAGCGACCCCTCCCACCTCTTTACGACAGACGACCTCTCCCTGGGGCGCGGCTCACACCACCCTCAGATCCCTACAGACGGCCCCCACCAGAGTACTATGACAGAAG TGGCTATGGGGCTGGGTACGAGACAAGACG AGAAATGCCCGGACAGTTACCCAGAGAACATGCCCTTGCAGAACTAGCAGCCCGAGAAAGAGATCCGTACCTTGCCAGAGAAAGAGACTATGCTTAG